The DNA region CATGGGATGGGTCCTTTCACCGCACGCGCGCACCGCGGGCGCGCAGCACGAAGACGATGAGGATGCAGACGACCGAGACGCTGGCGAGGAGGAAGGCGACGGCGTACGCGCCCTGCTGGTCGAAGTTGAGGTACTTCTCCTCGACCGCGAGGGTGGCCGTGCGGGTCTGGCCGAGCACGTTGCCGGAGACGACCTTGACCGCGCCGAACTCGCCGAGCGAGCGGGCCAGGGTGAGCACGACGCCGTAGATGACGGCCCACTTGATGCCCGGCAGGGTGATCCGCCAGAACGTCTGCCACGAGCTCGCGCCCAGCGACGCGGCGGCCTGCTCCTGCTCGGTGCCGATCTCCTCGAGCACCGGGATGACCTCGCGGATCACCAGCGGCAGCGACACGAACGCGGTCGCCATGATGATCCCGGGGGTCGCGAAGATGACCTGGATCCCAGCGGATTCCAGGGAAGGCCCGAACCAGCCGTCGCGCCCGCCGTAGACGAGCACGAGGGCGAGTCCGACCACGATCGGCGAGACCGACAGCGGCAGGTCGATCAGCGCGCTCAGGACGCGCTTGCCAGGAAATTCCGTACGCACCAGCAGCAGCGAGATCGAGACGCCGAAGACCAGGTTGATCAGCGTCGCGACCACCGCGGCCCAACAGGTCAGCTGGATCGCGTGCATCATCTGCGGGTCGCTGAAGATCTCGGCGAACGCCTCGGTCGTGAAGCCGACGTCGGGCACGTGGAAGGCGTTCCACGCGACCAGGACCACCGGCCAGGCCACGAGCAGGCCCAGATAGGCGATGACGATGATGCGGAGGACGTACGTCAGCGGGGTGCGGGGAGCACGACGGGTCTCAGCCACGGCGGACCATCCTCCTCTGGATCAGGTCGAGGACGACGATGACGAGGAGCGAGGCGACCAGCAGCATCGCCGCGATCGCCGCCGCGCCCTCCGGGTTGTCGTTCTCGATCGCGGACAGGATCCGCACCGAGGCGACCTCGGACTTGAACGGCAGGTTGCCCGAGAGCAGGACCAGGGAGCCGTACTCCCCCATCCCGCGCGCGAAGGAGAGCGCCGCACCCGCCGCGATGGCCGGGGCCAGCGAGGGCAGGATGATCCGTCGGAACGTGGTGAACCGGGAGGCCCCCAGGGAGGCCGCGGCCTCCTCCACGTCGGCGTCCAGCTCCTCGAGGACGGGCTGCACCATGCGTACGACGAAGGGCAGCGTCACGAAGGCGAGGGCCAGGTAGACCGACATCGACGTGTTCGCCCAGTGCAGCCCGAGCGGTGACTCGGCGCCGTAGAGGGAGAGCAGCACGAGGCCGGCGACGATCGTCGGCAGCGCGAACGGGATGTCGATGATCACCTCGAGCAGGCCCTTGCCCCAGAACTTGTCGCGCACCAGCACCCAGGCGATGACGGTGCCGACGACGACGTTGATCAGCGTGACCACGATGGCCGCGCGGATCGTCAGCCAGATCGCGGATGCGGTCTGCTCGTTGCTGAGCTGGCTCGCGAAGGCGGACCAGCCCCCGCTGGACGCGGTGATGACCACCGCGACCAGCGGGATGAGGACGAGCAGGCTGAACCAGAGCATCGTGACACCGAGCCCGATGCCGCTGGTCCTTGTCAGAGTGGAGGCCGGCCGGCTGGACCGAGGAGCAGCCGGCCGGACCTCAGGGATGGTTGTCGTCATGACGGGACTACTGGGAGGCCTTGCCGGACTTGGCGATGGAGTCGGTCACGATGCCGAGAGCCTCGCCGTCCTCACCGGTGCCGAAGAGCTTCTCCTTGACGCCCGACCAGTCGCGGCCGCCGAAGTCGTTCTCCAGGGTGAGCAGCTGCTTGGGCGCCGGGAACGGGTCGGCCGGGTCCTTGGCACCCTTGATGTCCTCGGGCTTGAGGCCGATCGCGTCCCAGTCGACGACGCCCGGGTTCTCGGTGTTGACCGGACGGAAGCCGGTCAGGGCGAACTGCTTCTGACCACCCTGGGGGTCGAGGACGAAGTCGAGCCAGTCCTGGGACGGCTTGGAGGCGTCCTTGAGGATGGCACCCGGGTTCTCGATCAGGACGGTCGAGTCCGGGATGATGTACTCGAAGCCCTCGCCCTGCTGCGACGCGAGGATCGCCTCGTTCTCGTAGGCGAGCAGTACGTCACCGGTGCCGCCCAGGAAGGCGGTGGTGGCGTCGCGACCGGAGTTGGTCAGGGTGACGACGTTCTTGAAGAGCTTGTCGAGGTAGGCCTTGCCGTCCTCTTCGCTGCCGCCGTCCTTCACGACGGAGCCCCAGGCGGCCAGCGCGTTCCAGCGGGCAGCACCGGAGGAGGCCGGGTTGGCGGTGACCACGCCGACGCCCGGCTTGATCAGGTCCTCCCAGCCCTGGATGTTCTTCGGGTTGCCCTCACGGACACCTAGCACGACGATCGAGCTGGACACGATGCCCTTGTTGGGGCCGTCGTCCCACTTCGGGTCGACCAGGCCGGCCTTCTCCAGGCGCTGAACGTCGGTGCCGACGGACAGGTGGACGTAGTCGGCCTTCAGCCCCGACTCGACCGCCCGGCTCTGGTCGCCCGAGGCGCCGTAGGAGGTCTCGAACGTGACGCCCTCGCCCTCGGGGGTCTTGTTGAACTCCTTGGCGATCGCCTTGTTCGCGGTCTCGGGGACGGCGAAGCCGACGATGGAGATCGACTCCGCGTCACTGCCACCGCCGGAGCCACCGCAGGCGGTCAAGGTCAGGATGCTCGCAGCGGCCAGGGCCACTGCAACCTTGATCTTCTTCATCTGGTTCCTCACTTCTGCCCTGCCGAGTCAAGGTCGATCGGGTTACGAATGTCGAGGACAATACTTGAGTTAGTAGAGAGCATGTGAAAACGCGCGATCGTTCCGCCCATTGGACGGAACGGTCACGGACCGGACGGTGAACCGCGGCCGAAGCGGCGCGGGTCGCGAGCTACACGCCGGTGGAGCTCAGCGGCGCGACCTGCGCGCGCAGGACCTTGCTGCGGTGGTGGACGGCCTCGGCGCTGAAGATGATCAGGGCGACCCAGACG from Nocardioides luteus includes:
- a CDS encoding sulfate ABC transporter permease, with translation MAETRRAPRTPLTYVLRIIVIAYLGLLVAWPVVLVAWNAFHVPDVGFTTEAFAEIFSDPQMMHAIQLTCWAAVVATLINLVFGVSISLLLVRTEFPGKRVLSALIDLPLSVSPIVVGLALVLVYGGRDGWFGPSLESAGIQVIFATPGIIMATAFVSLPLVIREVIPVLEEIGTEQEQAAASLGASSWQTFWRITLPGIKWAVIYGVVLTLARSLGEFGAVKVVSGNVLGQTRTATLAVEEKYLNFDQQGAYAVAFLLASVSVVCILIVFVLRARGARVR
- the cysT gene encoding sulfate ABC transporter permease subunit CysT; translation: MTTTIPEVRPAAPRSSRPASTLTRTSGIGLGVTMLWFSLLVLIPLVAVVITASSGGWSAFASQLSNEQTASAIWLTIRAAIVVTLINVVVGTVIAWVLVRDKFWGKGLLEVIIDIPFALPTIVAGLVLLSLYGAESPLGLHWANTSMSVYLALAFVTLPFVVRMVQPVLEELDADVEEAAASLGASRFTTFRRIILPSLAPAIAAGAALSFARGMGEYGSLVLLSGNLPFKSEVASVRILSAIENDNPEGAAAIAAMLLVASLLVIVVLDLIQRRMVRRG
- a CDS encoding sulfate ABC transporter substrate-binding protein codes for the protein MKKIKVAVALAAASILTLTACGGSGGGSDAESISIVGFAVPETANKAIAKEFNKTPEGEGVTFETSYGASGDQSRAVESGLKADYVHLSVGTDVQRLEKAGLVDPKWDDGPNKGIVSSSIVVLGVREGNPKNIQGWEDLIKPGVGVVTANPASSGAARWNALAAWGSVVKDGGSEEDGKAYLDKLFKNVVTLTNSGRDATTAFLGGTGDVLLAYENEAILASQQGEGFEYIIPDSTVLIENPGAILKDASKPSQDWLDFVLDPQGGQKQFALTGFRPVNTENPGVVDWDAIGLKPEDIKGAKDPADPFPAPKQLLTLENDFGGRDWSGVKEKLFGTGEDGEALGIVTDSIAKSGKASQ